Sequence from the Argopecten irradians isolate NY chromosome 12, Ai_NY, whole genome shotgun sequence genome:
ATCTCTGCGTTTCGTTATTATGAAAGTGTTAGGCTTACTACTCAACAGTCAtgtaacaaaatgaaatttatagATGCTATAATAAGATACGTTTCTATCAACCAAACTAGAAATATTCTGTATTAAGTTCTATAAGGTCACGTTGTCGAGATGTGACAGGTGTAGATGATATCGATTTACTTCATCAGATCCAGTGACTATGAAATAGGATCAACTAAACAGCTATTTGGAAAGCAGATGGGTCCATTATACGTAGTACGGAAACTGGTAAAATGTTTCCTCTTAAAACAGATagtttaattaaaaatgatttcatgCATTGGACAAGTAAACAACATTGTACCTGGTCGTTTCACAAACAGCTCTCAAGCGGCCATGATATTGTACACCCCCGCTGTCAGAACAAGTACTCATACTGACTACCTCTTTTCGCTACAACTCGTTAGAGGAGTTACATTGTTGCTTTTGTTAAATTGTATTACTGTTTAGCGGGTCCATTTGTTTTCCGATTGGGACTAAAACAAGAAAGTTAAATTTTACGGGTTGTACAATATCGCGGAGTGGCTATACGTGTATGTGTTATTCAAACAGTATAATTGtctcataaataaaaaaataacaaaaaagacaaacaaacaaaaaattaattaaaaaagtgAAGATTTAAAGATTGTTGCTATGGCATCATATCAATAAGTTCAAGATGGATTTCACCTAGCTTGGCTTTTGTTTCGGTGTATCTGAAAATGGACAAGAGACTGAAAATTTGTTAATGAGACAATTACCGAGGTATACTGTTTGAACTATATATATTTCTCAGCTCCGGAGGACGATTgcttaaaaatatatattatctgtcaatttctcaatatttcttgaaacaaacttTCGCGGTCGCTGTAATGTTCTGcgaaatcacgaaaatatcTTCCCAATGAAGTAACTAGATATATAGTAAATGTATTtggttttaataatttttaatctAACTTGATATTGGCATTTCGTTTAAAAAGTACTTAGTCTTAAATACTTTGGCCTTAGAATGAAGCaatggtatgtatatattagTTGATTTACGAACGTGCTTCAATTGTGTAGTTCCTGTATAAACCATTTTCATATAAGGAATAGGACTGAGTCAGTATATAGCCCTTATAGTCTTTCAAGAACCACAAACAAATGACCTTCTGCTTAAACTTTTGATATTTGGCATACCTATAACTTACTTCTTTGGTGTAGTTGAACTCGCCCTCGGAAACCACAATGTCTAAACTCTACTACGCTCCGTATCAGACTGCAGTCTTCTGTAGGCTGATTAAGAAGGTAACCGACAACGAACAGATCTATAAGTTGATCAAAAATGTAAATGCATAATACGTGTAGTTTAACTTATGGTTAACAAGGATTtggatttatataaaatgtatctcAAATATACGTCATTTTTAATACATCATATGATTCCTATTAAAACATCTCAAAAGTCCTAAttaaatttctttgttttgttatattaaaatgatatggTCATTGCTAACCATTAGCACGAAATTCTCAGACAAATTCCATTAGAAAACACgaattgaaatgttttgttcaagataaatatatagctGATAGCGGCTATTGCTGATTGTGTCTTCGTTCACGCAGGTATAATTATCGAACATAacaaattttaatcatttattgATCCTTGTTAAATATTGGAACAAAATCCAAGGCAATTTACATAGAATTTCCTAGTTTTAGATATAATGGTCATTTTAAACATTAGCACAATATTAAAAGACAAATTCCGTAAGAAACAGTTAATAAAAGTGATTGCGTTCAAGATACTAGTAACCATGTGGTAATGTTTACAAGTGTCTATATCAGGTATAAGTACTATCATTGTGTGTGTATGACCGAATTTGACTTTACagaagtacagtgtatacaCATTGAGATCCGTTTGACCTTTTACTGAAGCCGAATAGGAACaccataaaataatttgtttgtacAAGATTTGATGGTGGTTCTGTTCGGCTCTCGAAATACTAGTATTTCACATGTCTTTACTCTCAGTCTAGTTTTGTTAACAATGGACCGCCATCAGATATAGTATGATGCACTAGTAGACATCCATATATGATTCACGGAGAACTATCTCGTTTCCTATAGTGATGCTGTTTGATTCTTGTTCCGCTGTAATCGTCTGATTTCTATgtggacatgagtgtattgttaTCTGACATCGATTTAACTTAGTTTTGTATTGCGGGTGTTGCCGTAAGCTATAGTTGTATGTCGGGTGTccctgtgacctagatttgtattgtAAGTGTCattgtgacctagatttgtatcgTCGGTGTCGTTGGGACCTAGATGTGTATTGAATGTGTCACTGCATGTGATATAGATTTGAATTATaggtgtcactgtgacctaaaTTTGAATCATATGTGTCactttgacctagatttgtgttTTAGGTGTCACTATGACCTAACTTTGTAATGGTTAGAATTTATTAGCTGTGGACAGCAAACACTGATAAGTTTATTTTAGGTCTCCTCAAACATGTGTAATCAGATAATAATTCTAGTGCCTGTTAAATGCTTTGTTTTGTCTTGATTAAAGTTGATAATAAATGATTACCTGTCTGATAGTCACGTGATTGGTGCCTGTCACCATGACGACACATCCGCTCCCCTAATAACATGCTAGCTCAACTCTCACCACAAACCGCCCACGCGTAAATTGAACACTGCGCGTGAGACTCAAGTCGTGTCGTGTTCCATCTCAACCGTAACTAAGTCGTCTACACCGACAGCGAACATACAATCTGTTCTCTGGTACAAACTAGCAAAACTCTCCGCAGACCATGTGATCACAAAAAATCACACTCTTGAGAAAGAAAAAGTAAACCTATCCGTGATTCGTAGACAAAGAGAGATACAGACTACTCTTGTTTTCCGGTCTCTACTTTAGTTCCGAGATCTGACCGCCTGAATTAAAACCACGAGTAGAGGATAGGATACAGGTGTAATGTAAAATACATCAATCAACTGACAATTACAGTCAAATTCTTGTTCTCTGTTATATCTGTAATACCAGGAATGCGAGATTCGGCGTTATTTCTCAGCTTTTGTGCTTTGTGGTTGACCATACAGCAGGCCCCGGGGGCATCAAGGTGTCCCCCCTGTACTGGGCATCCCCCATGTCCGACACTACGGGATGGGTGTGAGAGGGTCACCCTACCCTGCAACTGTTGCAGTGAATGTGCAAGGCTTATCGGAGAAACCTGTTCTGCCTACAGTCCAAGGTAGGATATTAAACATCGTTACACGACCAATAGTTGTTACGTTTTAATTTCTAACTGATTGATAAATagaataatatttatatggattTAAGCTTTGACGATCGTAAGACTGTATTTTCCGTTGACCTTGTGGTGTGGGTTTTAGAAAATCATTCTCTGCTATATTACagtatttcttttcttttttcagctactttattttcaatatagTGTTTTTGCTTCCAATATAGGCCAATATGTATAGTTCCAATCCACTAATGTTTAAAACCTTGCTGTTCAAcgtaatgtaatattatttaatattcatGTGTGTTATcgtgtaaatattaatatttatgtGTGTGATCgtgtaaatgttaatatttatgtGTGTTATCgtgtaaatgttaatatttatgtGTGTTATCgtgtaaatgttaatatttatgtgtgttgtcgtgtaaatgttaatatttatgtGTGTTATCgtgtaaatgttaatatttttgtgtgttatcgtgtaaatgttaatatttatgtGTGTTATCgtgtaaat
This genomic interval carries:
- the LOC138335883 gene encoding perlustrin-like, whose amino-acid sequence is MRDSALFLSFCALWLTIQQAPGASRCPPCTGHPPCPTLRDGCERVTLPCNCCSECARLIGETCSAYSPRCASGLMCMNKRGEALERVPRIMRTYHGICQNVVVQPVVVENLDIEERQIGSKHYRNRV